Genomic window (Dyadobacter fanqingshengii):
AGGCGGTGCTGATCAGGGCATTACAACCTGTGACGGGCATTGCATTAATGGAACTGCGCAGGCAACTTATTCCAGGCAGAAGTGCTCCAAGACTGCGTAACAAACCTTTGAAATTGAGTGATTTGTGCAAGGGCCCTGGCAATCTCGCCCGGGCTATGGGCATTGAAAGGGCTTTGCATAATAACATCTTATTGAACCAAAGACCCTTGTTTATCAAAGATCGTGTGATCCAAAACCCGGACATTGGCACGTCCAGGCGCATTGGAATCAATGTTGGTGTGGATTCGCCTTACCGATTTTATATAAAAGACAATATTTTTGTGAGTAAATTGTAATTTTTACAGGAAATCTATCACTCCTCTCGTTTAAAAAGCAAAATTATCCTGCGCTTTTTGCAAGAACTTTTTATCTTTGATAGTTAACCCACGCTCGACGACTCTATGAAAATTCTGCAATTGCCGCGTCTTGCGGCTCATTTTACCCGTAGCGGCAGTCTCATTTATGGGTAACTTGTACAGATTATTAACGATTTTGTCATTAGCGACACTGGTCAGCGGAAGTCGTTGCACTTCTGGTTCCGCAGACGCACCTGTTGCGCTAAAAAAGGAGATCGTTGAATCTATGCCGGTTGCGGGTTTCGCAGAAGACACCGTCCTCATTTTAAA
Coding sequences:
- a CDS encoding DNA-3-methyladenine glycosylase is translated as MQESILPLSFYSACDTRTLAEKLLGCELVHESPDGITGGIIVETEAYLYDDPACHAYNRRTTRTEPMYGVAGTSYVYLIYGMYECFNVVSNKEGVGEAVLIRALQPVTGIALMELRRQLIPGRSAPRLRNKPLKLSDLCKGPGNLARAMGIERALHNNILLNQRPLFIKDRVIQNPDIGTSRRIGINVGVDSPYRFYIKDNIFVSKL